A single Methanolobus sp. ZRKC5 DNA region contains:
- a CDS encoding ATP-binding cassette domain-containing protein — MFAIIVEDLTKKFGDFTAVNNLSFNIKKGEVFGLLGPNGAGKTTTMSMLSTMLKPSSGKASVNGYDILKNEDDVRKSIGIVFQDQSLDEELTAYENMDFHGRLYRIPKDIRQKKIMELLKLVELDEKKDNIVKTYSGGMRRRLEIARGLLHEPKVLFLDEPTLGLDPQTRNHLWDYIEKLNKEKGISIILTTHYMEEADKLCHRIAIIDKGGIVAMDTSEKLKNDIGGDVITIVSSGHADLYSVVRSLPEIESIEVHDSSLVIGLQNAEKHVAQIVTMASENGIPIDSISIHKPTLEDVFLHFTGRSIREEEANGKEQMRMMKRARR; from the coding sequence ATGTTTGCAATTATAGTTGAAGATCTTACTAAGAAATTCGGTGATTTCACCGCCGTAAACAACCTTTCTTTTAACATAAAGAAAGGTGAGGTATTCGGTCTGCTCGGTCCTAACGGAGCCGGGAAAACCACTACCATGTCCATGCTTTCAACCATGCTCAAACCAAGTTCTGGAAAAGCATCTGTCAATGGATATGATATACTGAAAAACGAAGATGATGTCCGTAAATCAATTGGCATAGTATTTCAGGACCAGAGTCTTGATGAGGAACTTACAGCTTACGAGAATATGGATTTTCATGGAAGATTGTATCGTATTCCTAAGGACATCAGGCAAAAAAAGATAATGGAACTCCTTAAACTGGTGGAATTGGATGAGAAAAAAGACAATATTGTGAAAACATATTCTGGCGGTATGAGGCGGCGTCTGGAAATTGCAAGGGGACTGTTGCATGAACCAAAAGTTCTTTTCCTGGACGAACCCACCCTTGGCCTTGACCCACAGACAAGGAATCACCTTTGGGACTACATAGAGAAATTGAACAAAGAAAAAGGTATTAGCATTATTCTGACCACGCATTATATGGAAGAGGCTGACAAACTCTGCCATAGGATAGCCATTATAGATAAGGGTGGGATAGTGGCCATGGACACGTCTGAAAAATTGAAAAATGATATTGGAGGAGATGTAATCACTATAGTCTCTTCAGGACATGCTGATCTTTATTCAGTTGTTAGGTCCTTGCCGGAGATCGAAAGCATTGAGGTGCATGATTCCTCTCTCGTCATTGGTTTGCAAAATGCGGAAAAGCATGTTGCACAGATAGTCACTATGGCTTCAGAGAATGGTATTCCTATTGATTCGATATCCATTCATAAACCAACCCTTGAAGATGTGTTCCTGCATTTTACGGGTAGGAGTATCAGAGAAGAGGAAGCCAATGGAAAAGAACAGATGCGTATGATGAAAAGGGCAAGGAGATGA
- a CDS encoding TetR/AcrR family transcriptional regulator, whose protein sequence is MSLREKKKQETRNRIFDVSGKLFKEKGFENTTVGEITKEAGIAKGTFFNYFPTKESLLFYFKKQKEELIFNIVETQMSLDVPAKEKIMNFFVLLAENYEKDKELTRLLFFEHKRLTMASSQRSGKKEHGHQRFIDILCDFLKEGMQNGEIRNEIDLKIASESLNAIYFHSLMIWLHSDNDDSFSRDISAKIDLLFEGIGE, encoded by the coding sequence ATGTCCCTGCGAGAGAAAAAGAAACAGGAAACCAGAAATCGAATTTTTGATGTATCGGGTAAATTGTTCAAAGAAAAAGGTTTTGAGAACACCACAGTTGGCGAAATAACAAAAGAAGCTGGTATAGCTAAAGGCACGTTCTTTAATTATTTTCCAACAAAAGAATCACTTCTGTTTTACTTTAAAAAGCAAAAAGAGGAGCTGATCTTCAATATAGTGGAAACTCAGATGTCTTTGGATGTGCCTGCAAAGGAGAAGATCATGAATTTCTTCGTTCTCCTTGCAGAGAACTATGAAAAGGACAAGGAACTCACAAGACTATTGTTCTTTGAACATAAGCGGCTTACGATGGCTTCCAGTCAGCGTTCTGGTAAGAAAGAGCACGGTCATCAGAGGTTTATCGATATACTCTGTGATTTTCTCAAAGAGGGTATGCAAAATGGGGAAATCAGGAACGAAATTGACCTTAAAATCGCATCAGAAAGTCTGAATGCTATCTATTTCCACTCACTTATGATATGGTTACATTCGGATAATGATGACTCTTTTTCCAGGGATATATCAGCAAAGATCGATCTTTTATTCGAAGGAATCGGGGAATAA
- a CDS encoding carboxymuconolactone decarboxylase family protein, with protein sequence MEGHPLNIIQEKDSDFFNIIEATRENALSQGSIPLKYKYLIALALDAEHGAVDGVKILAMQAMDEGATKEEIMEAVRIANYIGGIGSVYAAANALRDIL encoded by the coding sequence ATGGAAGGACACCCACTAAACATAATTCAGGAAAAAGACAGCGATTTTTTTAATATAATAGAAGCAACACGTGAAAATGCACTTTCGCAAGGCAGCATTCCACTAAAATACAAGTACCTCATAGCCCTGGCACTTGATGCTGAACACGGAGCTGTGGATGGGGTAAAGATACTGGCAATGCAGGCAATGGACGAAGGAGCAACAAAAGAAGAAATAATGGAAGCTGTTCGCATAGCAAACTATATTGGCGGTATTGGAAGCGTATATGCGGCAGCTAATGCTCTGAGAGATATACTATAA
- a CDS encoding TspO/MBR family protein, translated as MNWRQIDFKKLVISIALCQITGILGGIFTYNSISTWYASLVKPYFVPPGWLFSVVWPLLYLLMGIAFYIIWQKGWQIRKVRTAMYVFSIQLFLNLLWSILFFGLRSPFMGLIDIVLLWIVIVLNIVLFYRISKPAGMLLVPYILWVSFATMLNYSIMILNL; from the coding sequence GTGAATTGGAGACAAATTGATTTTAAAAAATTAGTGATTTCAATCGCCTTATGTCAGATAACAGGCATACTTGGCGGAATCTTCACTTACAATTCCATATCTACGTGGTATGCATCACTTGTGAAGCCATACTTCGTTCCTCCGGGCTGGCTTTTTTCAGTGGTCTGGCCTCTCCTTTATCTTTTAATGGGTATTGCTTTTTATATTATATGGCAAAAAGGGTGGCAGATAAGAAAAGTAAGAACCGCAATGTACGTATTTAGCATCCAGCTATTTTTGAATTTACTCTGGTCCATTTTGTTTTTCGGACTTCGTTCTCCCTTCATGGGTCTAATTGACATCGTGCTTCTCTGGATAGTTATCGTATTGAATATTGTGCTCTTCTATAGGATCTCAAAACCCGCAGGTATGCTTCTAGTACCATACATCCTCTGGGTATCATTTGCAACTATGCTTAATTATTCGATAATGATATTGAACCTTTGA